One segment of Paramormyrops kingsleyae isolate MSU_618 chromosome 8, PKINGS_0.4, whole genome shotgun sequence DNA contains the following:
- the LOC140592295 gene encoding uncharacterized protein produces the protein MSFRCKCMLADQITPPGKKISLFPFIVLGDFNRVNLHQELPKYRQHIDCPTRDNITLDHCYTILKDAYRSVPRAALGHSGHCMVHLIPIYRQQLKRAKPVVKTVKKWTNAAKQKLQDCFDCTNWTVFEAASDNLDELTDTVTSYISFCEDVCVPTKTFCTYNNNKPWFTPKLQHLHQAKEDAYRSGDRALYRQARNTLTSEIKVAKRSYSEKLKERFSANDPASVWRGLRDITSNRRPLPPAEANKDLADELNNFYCRIHKAEVSRLFQKQKTKKAPGPDGVSPSCLKTCAYQLAPIFTRIFNRFLELCVVPSCFKRSTIITVPKKPTITGLNDYRPVALTSVVMKSFERLVLAHLKDITGHQLYPLQFAYRANRSVDDAVNMGLHYILQHLVRPGTYARIRFVDFSSAKRA, from the exons atgagcttcagatgtaaatgcatgctggctgaccagatcaccccccctggaaagaaaatatccctattcccttttattgtccttggtgattttaacagagtgaatctacaccaggaacttcctaaatacagacagcatatcgactgccccaccagggacaacatcacactggaccactgttacaccattttaaaagatgcctatcgctctgtcccccgggcagctttaggacattctggtcactgtatggtccatcttattccaatttacaggcaacagcttaaacgtgccaagcctgtagtcaaaactgtgaagaagtggaccaatgcagcaaagcagaaactgcaggactgttttgactgcactaattggactgtctttgaagctgcatctgataatctggatgagctgacagacactgtgacatcatacatcagtttttgtgaagatgtgtgtgtcccgaccaagaccttctgcacatacaacaacaataaaccatggttcactcccaaactgcaacatcttcaccaggctaaggaggatgcctacagaagtggtgacagggccctgtacaggcaggccaggaacacgctgaccagtgagatcaaagtggcaaaaagaagctactctgagaagctgaaagaacggttctcagccaatgaccctgcatcagtgtggagaggcctgcgagatatcaccagcaacagacgacccctaccccccgctgaagcaaacaaagacctggcagatgagctgaacaacttctactgcag aatacacaaagcggaagtgagccggctgttccagaaacagaaaaccaagaaggccccgggaccagacggtgtatccccctcctgcctcaaaacctgtgcttatcagctggctcccatcttcacccgcatcttcaatagattcctggagctgtgtgtagttccctcgtgcttcaaacgctccaccattatcacggtccccaaaaaacccaccattacaggactgaatgactacagacctgtcgccttgacgtctgtggtcatgaaatcctttgaacgcctggttttagcccatctaaaggacattacaggacaccagctgtaccccctgcagtttgcctatcgggcaaacaggtcggtggatgatgcagtgaatatggggctgcattatatcctgcaacatctggtccgtccaggaacttatgccaggatccgatttgtggactttagttcggctaaacgagcatag